In the Arachis ipaensis cultivar K30076 chromosome B10, Araip1.1, whole genome shotgun sequence genome, one interval contains:
- the LOC110268238 gene encoding uncharacterized protein LOC110268238, translated as MFCIRHIGSNFLRRFKAPYLHKLVVNIGYSRTEQEYNKNYQRLKEWDEAYIQWCDEIGVQRWVLAFDRGHRWGHMTTNLVKCINSVLKGARNLPVTVIIRSTFYRLMNCLLG; from the exons ATGTTCTGCATTAGGCACATCGGGTCCAACTTCTTAAGGAGGTTCAAGGCTCCGTATTTGCATAAACTCGTGGTTAACATAG GCTATTCTAGGACAGAACAGGAGTACAACAAAAACTATCAACGGCTTAAAGAGTGGGACGAGGCATATATTCAATGGTGCGATGAGATCGGTGTTCAGAGATGGGTGTTGGCATTCGACAGGGGTCATCGTTGGGGACATATGACGACAAACTTGGTAAAGTGCATAAATTCTGTCCTGAAGGGTGCACGTAACCTGCCTGTGACTGTCATTATTAGGTCTACTTTCTATCGGCTAATGAATTGTTTACTTGGATGA